The window GGCCCGCACCCTCGGCATCCATACCGACGTCGCCGTCTCCTGGCAACGCCTCTCCGCCGGCGACTGGACCAACTACGCCGCCGTCATCAGCAGCCGACCACAATCGCTGGCCCGCAACACGGAAACACGGGCATAGTGCCTACATGCGACACACCCCAACAGTGAACATCCCGGGGCTGGTTCTGGTCGCGAAATCGGACGCCGTTTCATCGCGAATCTCGACAATACGTAGGTGTGGGAAAGTTCGAGTCCGTGAAATATTACGTCACCGCGGGTCTTTGACGGACGGCATGGGGTGTGGTCTCTCACTGGCGAAGTACAGGCCGATGACCGCGGCGAGTGCCGCCCGGTACTGAACGTGGCCAGTGCTGCGGTGAACCCGGTGGTGAGCAGCGCTTGGAACAAGGCTTCCGGCGCCGAAGCCGATGAACAGGGTGCAGACGTTGAGGCCCATCGCCTGGCCGCGTTGGGCGGACAGCTGGGTGACGATCCCGGCCAGCAGCGGCTGGGTCAGGTCGTAGCCAGGGACAGCATGCCGACAGCGAGGGCAGCCAGGATCAGCGGAACAGGGAGTGCGAGGAGCAGGGCGGCAGTGGACGCGACGGCCAGACCGAGGGGGATGAGTCGGGTGCGCCCGTAT of the Mycolicibacterium aubagnense genome contains:
- a CDS encoding MFS transporter, with amino-acid sequence MAGLAAIVLVALTLRRSQLQGGSALQRRSVGQIARGYFTLLRQQRARRTYGYVLINAVIHSGIYTWLGVYFSQRFGLTLVGIGLACCCSTAFPVSLRSCHRPARRPIRAHPTHPPRSGRRVHCRPAPRTPCSADPGCPRCRHAVPGYDLTQPLLAGIVTQLSAQRGQAMGLNVCTLFIGFGAGSLVPSAAHHRVHRSTGHVQYRAALAAVIGLYFASERPHPMPSVKDPR